CTAAATAACGTGCCTATCGATGATTTTACATTTAATAAGCTAGAAACCATTGATAACGCTTTAGAAGGAATGATCAAAGCAGAGAAAACAGCGGTGATTAAACAAAGTATTAATATGTTGCCGTCTGAGGACAGCTATATTTTAACACTATATTATTTTGAAGAATTATCTTTAGAAGAAATGACAAAAATAATTGACGCTTCGTCAAATACAATAAAAGTGAAACTCTTTAGAGCTCGAAAAAAATTAGCCGTAATTTTAGAAAAGCATTTAAAGACCGAAAATATGAGTAGTTATGGAAGATAGAAAGTTGGAAGCATTTGTAGATAAGGTGATGTCAAATGATACGTTAGAAAAACCACCTATGAGTTTTACTAATGAGGTCTTAG
This DNA window, taken from Winogradskyella sp. PC-19, encodes the following:
- a CDS encoding RNA polymerase sigma factor; protein product: MATNDNQLITRVLDGDHHAYGQLVNRYKDLVFTLALRMLKHREEAEEVAQDAFIKVYRSLDKFKGDSKFSTWIYKVTYNTCLDNIKKNKKYLNNVPIDDFTFNKLETIDNALEGMIKAEKTAVIKQSINMLPSEDSYILTLYYFEELSLEEMTKIIDASSNTIKVKLFRARKKLAVILEKHLKTENMSSYGR